The DNA segment CGGAGTCGCCGCGTACGGAAGTGTGAAACATGGACATTCTCTCTAAGCTCCAAGCCCCTGAAGGCGCCGTAACCAAGAGGCTCCGCGTTGGCCGTGGCGTGGGCTCGGGCGTCGGCAAGACGTCTGGCCGCGGACAAAAAGGGCAGAAGGCGCGGGCCGGCGGCAACATCAACAAGAAGCACTTCCAGGGCGGGCAGACGCCGATCCAGCGTCGCCTCCCGAAGCGTGGCTTCCGCAACCCGCTCGCGGACATCGTCGTCAACGTCAACGTCGGTGCGCTCGAGGCGTTCGACGATGGCGCCCAGGTCGATCTGATCGCGCTCCACGAGCGCCGCCTCGTGCAGGGGCGGTTCGACGTGCTGAAGATCCTCGGCGACGGTGAGCTCACGAAGAAGCTCACGGTGACGGCGCACCGCTTCTCC comes from the Sorangium aterium genome and includes:
- the rplO gene encoding 50S ribosomal protein L15, whose translation is MDILSKLQAPEGAVTKRLRVGRGVGSGVGKTSGRGQKGQKARAGGNINKKHFQGGQTPIQRRLPKRGFRNPLADIVVNVNVGALEAFDDGAQVDLIALHERRLVQGRFDVLKILGDGELTKKLTVTAHRFSKGAVEKIEKAGGKAVVLAAPAPQGNSTDSSSS